DNA from Asticcacaulis excentricus:
AGACGGCAGTAAAGCTGTCCGACTCGCCTGCGGGTGAGAATTTCAGGCGCTTCTGTCCGTTTGCATGTTTGCTGACCAGAGAGGTAAGCCGCACGGGCTCGGCAAAGGTCAGAACGATTTCCGGCGGAGATTCCGTGAGTACCTCGCCGCTTTGCGGCACCGTAGCGATCAGGGGCGTGTGGGCACTGGCTGCCACAGGCAAGCTGATCAGCGCGGCTACAAGCGTCAGGACCTTGAGTTTCATATCGCCTCCTTAAGGTTTCGGCCAGGGATTGGAAAATCTAGGGTCCCGCAGGACCTCTTCATCAGTTTGCGCCCGCAGGAAGGCTTTGAGGTCTTCCCGCTCTTTTTCGGTCAGGGAAAAGCCCGGCACAAACGAGCTCTTCAGAGGATTGAGGCGGCCTTCTCCCTTGTTCGGCCCCTCTTTAAGGGTACGCCCGCCCGCCGCATAGTGATCAATGACCTCATCCAGCGTTGCTGCCGAGCCATCATGGAAATAAGGAGCGGTCACCGCGACGTTGCGCAGGCTGGGGGTGCGAAAGCGTCCCATATCTTCGGCGCGACCCGTGATTTCCTTGATCCCCTGATTATCGGGCGGATAAGCGCCCTTTCCATCGAGATTGTAAAGCCCGGTATTGTGGAAGGCAAAGGCCCCCAGCCTGTTGCGCGCATGGCGCTCCGAATCTGAGAGGTTCAGACCATTATGGCAGTGGTGACATTCCAGCTTCTCGCTGAAAAACAAGGCCTCCCCTCGCAAAACCGAGTCTGAGACGGCATCGACATCGCCCTCATAACGATACCGGTCATAAGGCGAGCGAAACGAGACGATCGAGCGTTGAAACGCTCCCAGCGCCCGCGTCACGGTCGCCAACGATATCTCTCCCTTCTCGCGTGGGAAAGCCTTGCGAAACAGGGCGGGAT
Protein-coding regions in this window:
- a CDS encoding copper resistance CopC family protein gives rise to the protein MKLKVLTLVAALISLPVAASAHTPLIATVPQSGEVLTESPPEIVLTFAEPVRLTSLVSKHANGQKRLKFSPAGESDSFTAVSPDLPAGRNELRWKALSPDGHVVEGVIIVNIRKAP
- a CDS encoding methanobactin export MATE transporter MbnM yields the protein MIKRAVVIGSIVVALGLAGLQASGASRVEALGDWVESHFDFRLPAWAPKPLEPRGNPTTAAKVELGRYLFYDTRLSRDGSMSCASCHEQARAFTDGRATSPGVTGEHTKRNSMSLVNSAYFPVMTWSNPLLHSFEQQALVPLTGTEPVELGLSGREDEMIARLKAEPVYPALFRKAFPREKGEISLATVTRALGAFQRSIVSFRSPYDRYRYEGDVDAVSDSVLRGEALFFSEKLECHHCHNGLNLSDSERHARNRLGAFAFHNTGLYNLDGKGAYPPDNQGIKEITGRAEDMGRFRTPSLRNVAVTAPYFHDGSAATLDEVIDHYAAGGRTLKEGPNKGEGRLNPLKSSFVPGFSLTEKEREDLKAFLRAQTDEEVLRDPRFSNPWPKP